One part of the Magnetovibrio sp. PR-2 genome encodes these proteins:
- a CDS encoding AEC family transporter: MFETLIAIVAPVLISAAIGYAWAHYGKPYNTEMVTHLVTVVGVPCLVFTTLVHVEIELDALAQMAGATFAALGIMAGVGYGFLKLKGWSVQAFLPALIFPNTGNMGLPLSLLAFGETGMALAVAYFTVCIIFQFTVGVAVSTGTMSLVSLLRVPTLYAIIMALSFKVSNTAVPDWAANTIEILSGFTIPLMLITLGISLQQLKVREMGKSLTVALMRMAMGFGVALFIAEVMGFEGAMKGILILQSTLPVAVFNYLFAARYDTEPGAVAGSVVLSTVISFATLPLLMWFVL; encoded by the coding sequence ATGTTTGAAACCCTCATTGCCATTGTTGCGCCGGTTTTGATTTCCGCGGCCATCGGCTATGCCTGGGCGCATTACGGCAAACCCTACAACACCGAAATGGTGACGCACTTGGTCACAGTTGTGGGTGTGCCGTGCTTGGTGTTCACCACCTTGGTTCATGTGGAAATTGAGCTTGATGCCTTGGCGCAAATGGCGGGGGCGACGTTTGCGGCATTGGGCATCATGGCGGGCGTTGGTTATGGGTTCCTCAAACTGAAGGGCTGGTCCGTTCAGGCTTTTTTGCCCGCGCTGATTTTTCCCAATACGGGCAACATGGGCTTGCCATTGTCCTTGTTGGCGTTTGGGGAGACCGGCATGGCGTTGGCGGTGGCGTACTTCACCGTCTGCATCATCTTTCAGTTTACCGTTGGCGTCGCGGTGAGTACCGGGACCATGTCGTTGGTGTCGCTGTTGCGTGTGCCGACCCTGTACGCCATCATTATGGCGCTGTCGTTTAAAGTTTCAAATACGGCTGTGCCCGATTGGGCGGCAAACACCATTGAAATTCTCAGCGGCTTTACCATTCCTTTGATGCTGATCACCTTGGGTATTTCGCTCCAACAGCTTAAAGTCCGGGAAATGGGCAAGAGCTTGACCGTTGCTTTAATGCGCATGGCCATGGGCTTTGGCGTTGCATTGTTCATTGCCGAAGTCATGGGCTTTGAAGGGGCAATGAAGGGCATTTTGATTTTGCAGTCCACGTTGCCCGTTGCGGTGTTCAACTACCTGTTCGCCGCGCGCTATGACACCGAACCCGGTGCGGTGGCTGGATCCGTGGTTTTGTCCACCGTCATATCGTTTGCGACTTTGCCGCTGTTGATGTGGTTCGTTTTGTGA
- a CDS encoding DMT family transporter — MRSLARDLSLLFILALIWSSSFTVIKVGVESVPPVTLALLRIAIGAFLLFAWLTFKGHKLPTQPQIWGSFFLIGVFGYALPFTLINWGEQQIPSGLAAIVIAAMPLAALVLGRIFSDEVLNVRRLIGVLVGFAGVIVLMGPEVLLALGDQALRQLAIAGAALCYAIGGILFRKLPTAKPLEHGTGVLIASTILLLPLAWVFEDPLAVAYTWTSVWTSIYLGLLPTAVATILLIMVIASRGVTFLALNNYLIPLMGVLWGYLFLDEQITPEILMALALIFAGIAIAGTGKATHDPA, encoded by the coding sequence ATGAGAAGCTTAGCTCGCGATCTCAGCTTGCTGTTTATCTTGGCTCTGATCTGGAGCTCTTCATTCACAGTCATCAAAGTCGGCGTAGAGAGCGTGCCGCCTGTGACGCTTGCGTTGTTGCGCATCGCCATTGGTGCGTTTTTGCTGTTTGCATGGTTGACATTCAAAGGCCACAAGCTTCCGACACAGCCGCAAATCTGGGGTTCGTTCTTTCTCATTGGTGTGTTCGGCTACGCGTTACCGTTCACCTTGATCAATTGGGGTGAACAGCAGATCCCATCGGGCTTGGCAGCCATCGTGATTGCGGCCATGCCGTTGGCGGCCCTGGTGTTGGGGCGGATTTTTTCCGATGAGGTCTTAAACGTCAGAAGGCTCATCGGCGTCTTGGTTGGCTTTGCAGGCGTGATCGTGTTGATGGGGCCAGAAGTACTCTTGGCCCTGGGCGACCAGGCGTTGCGCCAACTCGCCATTGCCGGTGCTGCCCTGTGTTATGCCATCGGCGGCATCTTGTTTCGCAAGCTTCCAACAGCCAAGCCGTTGGAGCACGGCACAGGCGTGTTGATCGCTTCGACGATTTTGTTGTTGCCACTGGCGTGGGTATTCGAAGACCCCCTAGCGGTTGCGTACACCTGGACGTCGGTGTGGACCTCTATCTATCTGGGGTTGTTGCCAACGGCGGTGGCGACCATTTTGTTGATCATGGTTATAGCGTCTCGGGGCGTGACGTTCTTGGCGCTCAACAACTACCTCATTCCGCTCATGGGCGTGTTGTGGGGCTATTTGTTTTTGGACGAACAGATCACACCGGAAATCTTGATGGCGCTCGCCTTGATCTTTGCGGGCATCGCCATAGCCGGAACAGGCAAGGCGACCCACGATCCGGCCTAG